The sequence below is a genomic window from Phyllostomus discolor isolate MPI-MPIP mPhyDis1 chromosome 11, mPhyDis1.pri.v3, whole genome shotgun sequence.
CGCAGACAGCGGAGGAGGTGATAGTCTTCGTGTGAGCCAAGCTGGCCAAAGGTGAtggcattgtgtaaatgtcccccGAGTATGGGTCATAGCACAGAAAGGGATCTTTGGGATGTCCAAAGAAGATCACCATCTCCTTAGCACACATACCCAGCCTCTGGGGTGGATTTTCTACTGTGGATACAatagagctgctgctgctgctgtcaggCTTTGGCACCACAGACTTGTACAACATGTCACCATATCGCATGCGCAGGGCTCCTTCAATAAGGCTGAGACAGTACTTCTTCACAAGGGGCTTAGTCAACAGCCCTTTCAGGTAATCCTGATCTTCATCAGTGAAGTGTGTCCAGCGGACACACTTGAAGACTTCTGCAGCACTGGGACCCCGTTCCTTGGGAGCCGCCTCCAACCACTGCATAGCCACGTGACACACTGTCCGCTCACTCTCGATGTCTAGACTGTCCAGGCGCAGGACAGCCAGCAGCTGGGCCAGAGTCAGATCTGCCAAAGTCTCTTCCCGAATCGGACCCATCCGGCTGAGCTGCTTGAAATTGTGCGCTATGAAGGACTGGGCCTGTGATCGCAGCTTATGATGGTCGAAGGCATCCGCAAACTTGAGTATGGCAGTGCAGTTAGCCAGGTCAAGGCGACGGGCTAGGAAGGAGGCACAGGCTTCCCGCACGTACTCGAGCTGTAGCATGTCAGAGGCGGCATAAAGGCGCTGCACGTTGGCTTCACTCAGGGACACACGACCCGTGTAGCAGTATTCGACCAACACCTCAAAGGACTCGGCATCCACATCGTGCATGGTCACATTCGCCTGCTGGCTCTCGTACATGCCGCCGGTGAACATGCTCTTGAAGTAGGGACATGCGGCAGCCAGCACGTTCCGGTTACAGGAAAAAAGACGGCCTGTGCCAGGCCCACTGCCAGGCGTCACCACCTCGATGGTCACATCACAGAGCAGCCGCGCATCATAGAAGGACTTGAGCTGCGCCAGCAGGGCTGCCGAATGAGCCGTGTCCTTCAGCTCTTCCGGGCCCGTGAAAAAAGCCGAAACCGAGGGTTTGGAAATCCTCTTGGGCCGCCTCCCACCACGGGGACTGGCAAGGCGGCGGGAACGCGGGACGTCTTCTCGGGACTGCATGGTTGAGATGGCGGCTGGACCTGAGCCCGAGAACCGTTGCTAGGGCCGGACTCTGGCTTCTCCTACCCAGCTCTCGctggtccaaaaaaaaaaaaaaaaaaaaaagtccctcagTACACTGGGTAGCAGGGGCCGCACCTACCTAACTCAACCGTACGCAACGGTGCCGCCTCCTTTTATAGCGTAGGGACTGCTTGACTCACCCTCTTCCAGTTCCACGCCCTTTCTCCGCCTCAGCTCAGCTAGCCCTCACTGAACCGGGTGGGCGAAACCCAGAGAGCCCCCCGCAGCCGCGCTGGTAACACTGGTTCAAATCCTGAACTGCGACTCCCAGATTGCCTTTCGCACCTCGCGGTATACCGGGGCTGATGGGCAAAAGCCGCTTTGCATGTTGGGAGTAGTAGTTTGAGTAATATCgcgaggttttttttttttttagatagaacTGTTTTGGCTAGCAGAATTAGAAAAGCATTAATTCTAGATTTTGATACTTTAAAGCTTGGCTTTGAAATCGAGGCTGGAAGCCCCGTTTCAGTATTCATTAATTGTGTCATTGGTCTTAAAAAAACTGTACTCTctttgtaaaataaggaaaatgttattttagggTTGTGTTTGGATAGAATGAGATAAATTGCGTAAGAGACAAGAAGtttcaatgaatgtttgttgGTCAGAACAGTAACTAAGTGCTTACACCGTGCCTGGTATATAAGGATTTAATTATTGTTAGCTTTccttttagaatttatttttttaaatgttttttgttttaattgttattgcagtacaattttctatccttttagaatttataaaaatcagCCACCCCCTTATTTGAAACCATGAGCAATTTCTGTCCAGAAATCTTCCAGTTTTTCATGTTGCTTCTTTTGATAGTGTGTGAAGGGCATTTAACAATAGTTTCAATATTAAACAATATGCATAAGTTAAGATGTCTCCGAAGAAATGAGGTCTTAGAGTACAGCATTTATAGACGACCTCAAATATACAAATCAG
It includes:
- the KBTBD7 gene encoding kelch repeat and BTB domain-containing protein 7, with product MQSREDVPRSRRLASPRGGRRPKRISKPSVSAFFTGPEELKDTAHSAALLAQLKSFYDARLLCDVTIEVVTPGSGPGTGRLFSCNRNVLAAACPYFKSMFTGGMYESQQANVTMHDVDAESFEVLVEYCYTGRVSLSEANVQRLYAASDMLQLEYVREACASFLARRLDLANCTAILKFADAFDHHKLRSQAQSFIAHNFKQLSRMGPIREETLADLTLAQLLAVLRLDSLDIESERTVCHVAMQWLEAAPKERGPSAAEVFKCVRWTHFTDEDQDYLKGLLTKPLVKKYCLSLIEGALRMRYGDMLYKSVVPKPDSSSSSSIVSTVENPPQRLGMCAKEMVIFFGHPKDPFLCYDPYSGDIYTMPSPLASLAHTKTITSSAVCVSPDHDIYLAAQPRKHLWVYKPAQNSWQQLADRLLCREGMDVAYLNGYIYILGGRDPITGIKLKEVECYSVQRNQWALVAPVPHSFYSFELIVVQNYLYAVNSKRMLCYDPSHNMWLNCASLKRSDFQEACVFNDEIYCICDIPVMKVYNPARGEWRRISNIPLFSEIHNYQIVSHGQKLLLITSTTPQWKKNRVTVYEYDTREDQWINIGTMLGLLQFDSGFICLCARVYPSCLEPGQSFITEEDDARSESSNDWDLDGFSELDSESGSSSSFSDDEVWVQVAPQRNAQDQQGSL